In Periplaneta americana isolate PAMFEO1 chromosome 3, P.americana_PAMFEO1_priV1, whole genome shotgun sequence, the following are encoded in one genomic region:
- the LOC138696753 gene encoding uncharacterized protein, with the protein MLTQSGEEPIECPLCMEPLEVDDLTFFPCTCGYQICRFCWHRIRTDENGLCPACRKPYAEDPADFRPLSREEVAHLKAQKKQKNQQRKQKIMENRKHLANVRVVQRNLVFVVGLSSRLADGEVLKKHEYFGKYGKIQKVVINKSNSYAGSQGPSASAYLTYQKSDDALRAIQAVNNIIVDGRPIRSSLGTTKYCSHFLKNQMCPKPDCMYLHELGDAEASFTKEDIQQGKHQEYEKRLHEQFLRERKQASAVVVPSNSFNCQTMNGSAMNCPAGLDGSTKQHTGQNSASKLQGVLSDDRQHGFPFTDSTKSPSMQERRYRSAGSSQSHSITKIDKGVCDFSPKEIVNSKENSSHREDSMLTSSQIIEMTDSFSVAASADEDLGVSVTVTDRVNPDVKIVDNSHSPMFYDTALNQLSGSKSGSQLFMHNQPSRTNKRFHDDARQKDRQHDHTDNGDGESLNMKSKLSDKNFHSQISAVKRGVPSMNRFQNGKDKGKHSSGFLYHQHKNKDADAKYTKSIMNDAKMTDNGRTYNDMGFDPFRKSHAALAEMVKKETLMRRSFNQHNAFSQLPNHLNAVEECHPGTLVNRQQRQNHRLPTNVTGCTKLLDDLGLNRGMSAGSSVSRRTRFPPPGFATSSSFIPTFGISQSRSDADL; encoded by the exons ATCTGCCGTTTCTGCTGGCACAGAATTCGGACGGATGAAAATGGATTGTGTCCAGCATGTCGGAAGCCATATGCAGAAGACCCTGCAGATTTTCGGCCACTTTCACGAGAAGAAGTGGCCCATTTAAAGGcacagaaaaaacaaaaaaaccaaCAGCGCAAGCAGAAAATAATGGAGAATCGCAAACATCTTGCCAATGTTCGAGTAGTTCAACGAAATCTTGTTTTTGTTGTTGGATTATCTTCAAGACTGGCTGATGGCGAG GTACTGAAGAAACAtgaatattttggaaaatatggaaaaattcaGAAAGTTGTCATAAATAAAAGCAACTCTTATGCTGGATCTCAG GGGCCTAGTGCAAGTGCGTATTTGACATACCAGAAATCAGATGATGCTCTTCGAGCAATACAGGCGGTCAATAATATCATAGTTGATGGTCGACCCATAAGAAGTTCGCTAGGTACAACGAAATATTGTTCCCACTTCCTGAAGAACCAAATGTGCCCTAAACCAGACTGCATGTACCTCCATGAATTAG GAGATGCAGAAGCTAGTTTTACAAAGGAAgatatccaacaaggaaaacacCAGGAGTATGAAAAGAGATTACATGAGCAATTCCTCAGGGAAAG aaAACAAGCATCTGCTGTAGTTGTGCCTTCCAATAGTTTCAACTGTCAGACTATGAATGGTTCTGCAATGAATTGTCCAGCTGGTTTGGATGGCAGTACCAAACAACATACAGGACAGAATAGTG CATCAAAATTACAGGGTGTACTGTCTGATGACAGGCAACATGGATTTCCATTTACTGATTCAACAAAGTCACCTAGTATGCAAGAACGAAGGTATAGGTCAGCTGGTTCTTCACAGTCACATTCCATTACAAAGATTGACAAAGGTGTCTGTGATTTTAGTCCAAAAGAAATTGTTAATAGTAAGGAAAATTCATCGCATAGAGAAGACAGCATGCTTACATCTTCACAAATAATCGAAATGACTGACAGCTTCAGTGTTGCCGCCAGTGCTGATGAAGATTTGGGTGTCAGCGTCACTGTTACAGATAGAGTGAACCCAGATGTTAAAATTGTAGATAATTCACATTCGCCTATGTTTTATGATACAGCTTTAAATCAACTCTCAGGCAGTAAAAGCGGCTCTCAACTTTTCATGCACAATCAGCCTTCACGTACAAACAAAAGATTCCATGATGATGCACGACAGAAAGACCGCCAACATGATCACACTGATAATGGTGATGGAGAATCACTGAATATGAAAAGCAAATTAAGTGATAAAAATTTTCATTCTCAGATATCGGCTGTGAAGAGGGGTGTACCCAGTATGAACAGATTTCAAAATGGTAAAGATAAAGGGAAACACTCATCAGGGTTTCTCTATCATCAGCATAAAAATAAAGATGCAGATGCTAAATATACAAAAAGCATAATGAATGATGCAAAGATGACAGACAATGGGAGAACCTACAATGATATGGGATTTGATCCTTTCCGAAAAAGCCATGCAGCCTTAGCAGAAATGGTGAAGAAGGAAACTTTGATGCGTCGTAGTTTTAACCAGCATAATGCTTTCAGTCAGCTTCCAAACCATTTGAATGCCGTGGAGGAGTGTCATCCGGGGACTCTAGTTAACAGACAGCAGCGACAGAATCACAG GCTGCCAACAAATGTAACTGGCTGTACCAAATTACTGGATGATTTAGGACTTAATAGAGGAATGTCAGCTGGAAGTTCTGTTTCCAGAAGAACTAGGTTTCCACCACCAGGTTTTGCGACCTCATCCAGCTTTATACCAACATTTGGCATTTCGCAGTCACGATCTGATGCTG ATCTGTAA